A segment of the bacterium BMS3Abin11 genome:
ACGACTTCCTGGCATAGGCGGGAATAACGAATAGAGCTCGCTCCATTCTTCATCTGCTAAAGTAATCTCCCGGACCTTGCCATAGAGACGAAGAATCATCGGGGTTCCAGAAAAGGAACAAAACATGATCGTTATGCGGTTGACTATCTGAGTGTGTGCGGAAGTTTCGTTACCACTACCTGTAACATTCAGCCAGACGACACGATTTTCATTTATTACGCGTAATGAATCCATGCCCTTTGGTGAGATATTCACCCTGCCATTTTCTGCTGCAGTACCAACAAAAAATATTTTTTGATCTGCAATGAATGCAGACAATTTATCGGTTATAGCCGGATATTGTTTAGCCATGAAATATTCGTTCTGACCTGGGAGCTTGCCGTTACTCTCGTTCAGGGTTTTTGTTTTTGCCAGGCCCTTACAGTAAGCGGCCATTGTATACGCACCCTTGTTTCTGGATTGCCCCAGAGCCTTAACAGCTCAGTGTATATGATATCAACAGGATTTTTGTCATTTTTTACAATATATGGGCACCTGTAATTCCGTGAATGGAAAATCAATATGTCTATATCCGTCTTCGACCAGTGATCGTTCAGATAGCTAGTCGTATGAAGTTATAGAGGCCCCCTGGCCTTGGTGGGTTGGGGTTTTATACCTGACCGGCGACCATCTGAAAAAATGAATTATATAATATAATCACATGGTTAGGATTTTATTAGATCAATAATTTCGAACACTAGTGATTTTTCTTTGAAATTTGTTTAGACTCGAGACGAGAATGTTTCACAATATTCCACCACAAAATTGTCTGAATTAAGAGAGAGAAATATGGAACAGGAACAAAGAGGTAAAATGAGTCCGTTGCCAGAGAGCTTTCATAAACGATTAAACACAGATCAATTGCTTGCCTTAAGGCTGGTAGAGAACTATGGGTGGGGGATGAAGTTTGTCAGGCGTCCACCAAACCAGAAGCCAACCTTTGTGATCTTCAATAACAGTACACATCAATACGCTGTACTGGACGAAGATGGCACACTCAACATAGAAACTGGCATAAAAATACGCAACTAATCACTAGCATAATCTGTGTGAAGAGAGCGACATCATCACATGTTCCGGTTCTGTGCACGCTATACAGCTTGCACTTGTTAAGGACAACGCGCAGCAAGATTCAATGAGTATGCATGAGCTGATACAGCGAATATGCACATCTCTAGCCGTATAAATACGATATTTCCCTGGTCTGCCATCCTCGCGGTATTGCTGCTTGCCGGCTGTTCACCGCCGCAGGATGCAGAAGTGATTACCGAAATTCCATGGGCACTGATTTCGCGGCCTCTGGTTATGGACACACATACGCATACAAACTTCTCCGATGGAAGTTACTCAGTTGAGGAAGTGACTCAGCTTGCCATCGACCATGGCTGCGAGGCGTTAGCAATTACTGACCATTCAGACCTGTCCGAAGGTGCAGCAACACCAGGCTATTTTTCATCCGTCGATGCTGCACGAAAAAAGCATCCCGGGTTCATTCTCTTTGGAGGTATTGAGTGGAACATTCCTCCCTACGAAGGGCGTGAGCATGTAACGGTGCTACTGGATCCCATGCTTGAAGCAACACTGCTTGGCACATTCAAACAGCAGTTTGAACAGGATACCGCGACTGCAGCTCGGGGACTGCAATGGCTGGCCAACAAAACGGGTATAGCGGACAGGGCTGTATTGATCTATAACCATCCAGCTCGCAAAGATGATGATCTCGATGAAAACATCCAGGACATCCTTAGGTGGCGGGAAAGCAATCTACAATTCATTGGTTTCGAGGGGGCACCCGGCCATCAGAGAAAAATACCGACAGGATCCTACAGGGGTCGCTTCCAGACCCAGGATCGCTGGGATCCTGTCACCGCAGAAATTGGCGGAGTCTGGGACCAGTTGCTCGACCGGGGCAACAACATCTGGGCAGCATTGGCCAGCTCGGATTTTCATAATAAGGATACGGATTATGCACCCTGCGAATTCGCCAGGATTCATGTTTATCCGGAGGACCGTACAGCACGCGGCATTCTGGCTGGGTTGCGAGCCGGTTCCTTCTGGGCAGACCATGGCCGCATTCTGGACGATCTGTTGTTTACACTTTCTGTGCCCGGCCTGTCACTGCCAGTGACACCCGGTGAAGTCATCCGCCTTCGTGCCGGTCAGCCACTTCAGTTTACGGTGCTGCTGCAGCGCGGTACAGGCGCACTGGAGTCAGGGCTGATTGTAGAACTCATCGGTAATGGCCGATCAGGCAAACCGGAGCTTCTGTTTACGAAATACTTGCCGCCGGACCAAAGCAGGGTAGACTGGACTTTGGCAGAGCTTGTAGCAGGATCTGACGGCACTAGCGCATACTTCCGAGTGCGTATACGTAAACCCGTCAACGATGGAGCAGATTTGATGGCATACACAAACGCTATTCGCATTGTTACTCACTGAAGGCCCCCTGTAAAGAGTAAAGAATCGATGAAATCCCGTCCATATAACTATTGTTACCATCAGATTCATATTGATGCTACACGTAATGCCACAGATGATTTCAATCCATTTCATGACCAGAACAAGTGGAACAGAATTCACGGCAATCCATTCGGGGGACCGATTGCGCTTGGTTTCCAGATCGAAGCATTAATTGATTACCTGGTCACGTTATTTCGTGAGAAGACCGGTGAGCATGCACTGATAGATCGTCATCACCTGTATTTTTCCAACTATCAGTTTACCTTTGCCAATGTGATACGACCTGGCGAACCTTTCCATATCGAGATAAAAAAAACGGTTAATCGGATTAGTGAAGCGGGACTGCTTGGCAATCGTATCGCGGTAAAGAAACAGGGAGGGCTGGTATTGCTGGGCTTCCAGCATGAGTCGACGGCTCCCTTATGTATGCCCGATACTGATTTCTCCCAACTCGGGAACCTCGAGACTGTCAAAGATCGAAGCTGGATAATGAAAAATCGCTATTTCCTGAAGCGAAAATTTATGAGTACCGGACACGGAAAAAACTTTCTGGCCGGTTCGTTGATTGACCAGCACTATTATTTTGATGAAATGGAAGAACGGGTGCAGTTTCCGGCGATGTTCCCGGTTGCGTTGCTATCCTGTGCCCTACTGGAAAAAGCCAAACAGGACAACTATGATTTTGTAAACAACCCCGTTGTGTATACTAGCCATCATATTTCCGTGGACCGGAGGCTTCTGCAAACGCTGAAAAGCAATGACTGTTTGCACCTGCTTGTGGCAGTCCCTGAGACAGTGCCTGCTGGCAAAGGGCTGGGGAAGAAGGGATTTTCCCAGAAATTACATCGCTGTTTTGGTCTGTCGGCTGGGAATCAAATTCTTTTTCGTGCCGAAGCGGTTATGGCACCCCTGAAGGCAATGCTGCAGGATGCCGAAGCATAGCTTTACTCTACCGTAACGGATTTGGCCAGATTTCTTGGCTGATCAATCTCACAGCCACGCAGTCGTGCGATGTGATAGGCCAGCAACTGCTCAGCGATTACCACGGGGATGGGGGCAATGAACTCCTGACACTGCGGTATAAAAATAACCTCATCACAATGTGGCAGAATATCATCATCTCCTTCTGTAGCGATCGCTATCACAGGCGATTTCCGAGCTCGGCATTCCTGCATATTAGCAATCGTTTTGACCTTTCCCGTGCTTTCAGGGACAGCGACAAATACAGGGACATCCTTGGACAGAAGGGCTATAGGTCCATGTTTAAGTTCAGCCGCATGGTAAGCTTCTGCATGAATATACGAAATCTCCTTAAGTTTTAGCGCACCTTCCAGTACCGCTGGGTACATGTATCCTCGACCGATAAAAAACGCATTTTCTATATGGGCATATTTTTCTGCAATGGAAATTATTTCCTTTTCTTGCTGGAGAACCGCTTCTGCGAGTTCTGGTAGTCGTGAAAGTTCATGAATCATCCGCTTGCCGGCTTCGGCGGACAGGCGCCTGGTACGGCCCATGAGTATGGACATCATCGCAAGTACCGTCACCTGGCAGGTAAAAGATTTAGTGGATGCGACACCAATTTCAGGGCCAGCATGGAGATAGACTCCCTGCCCGGTTTCTCGTGCAATCGTAGAACCCACTACATTACAAATACCGAGTATCGTCGCCCCTTTCCGTATTGCTTCACGTACTGCGGCAAGAGTATCGGCCGTTTCTCCCGACTGGCTTATCGCCAGCATACATGAGTCACGCTGAATGATTGGATTGCGATCCCTGAATTCAGCAGCCTGTAGAATATCGGTAGGAATACTGGCAAAGTCTTCAAAGTAGTATTTCCCCAGCAGGCCTGCATAGAGAGAGGTGCCACAGGCAGAAATAATGACCCGGTCAATCTTCGCGAGATCAGAGGGCTCCATCTGCATGCCATTCAGTTTGGTTGTTGCCTCTTTTATGTTCAGGCGACCACGCATGGTGTTAGTCAGTGCCGCCGGTTGTTCGAAGATCTCCTTGAGCATGAAATGGTCATGACCGCGTTTTTCAATTTCCTCAATATTCCAGTCTATGTGTGTAGTGTCCCGCGAGACAGGGACATTCTTCAGAGAAGAGATCTCGAAGTCTTCCTTCGAAGCGGTCAGTACATCTCCATCGTCCAGATAAACGACTCTTTTTGTGTGGCTAATCAGTGCACTGACATCAGAAGCAATGATAGTTTCATCATCGCAAATCCCAACTGCGACGGGGCTGCCATTACGCGCGGCAATTAATAGATCTGGATGCAGCGAAGACATAACAATTATTCCATAAGTGCCTTCCAGTCGTTCCAGGGCTTTTACTACAGCCTCCTGGAAATCACCTGAATAATAATCCTCGACTAAATTTGCGATAACTTCAGAGTCTGTATCACTTCTAAACACATATCCCTTATTTGACAAAAGCCCCTTCAAAGCCAAATAGTTTTCAATAATGCCATTATGGACTATTGAAAATTTACCATTCTGGCTTAAGTGAGGATGTGCATTGACTTCGATGGGTTCACCGTGGGTTGCCCATCGCGTGTGTCCAATGGCCAGGCCTGAATAATCCTGTACAGAATCGTCGGCAATTTTCTGGCCCAGGAGTGACTCTAACTCCTTGACTTTTCCGGTAGTCTTTACGGTTAAAAGTGTCGAATTTTGAGGTCGATAAAGGGATATGCCCGCTGAGTCATAGCCCCGGTATTCAAGCCTCTTTAAGCCCGCAATGATTACGTTTGCAGGATCCTTGTTACCAATATAACCAACTATGCCACACATTGACTGGTATCCTTCATCATTGATTAACAGGTGGGATAAAATAGATCTCTACCACACGGTTCAGGTACGGAAGTGTATTTTCGGTACTGGATTTTGACCTTGCTTCACCAAGATGAATGCCTTTGCCGTCTGTACGTAATCTATCAGTGGAAATGCCCTGACTGGTCAGGTAAGAAGCTACTGTACGTGCTCGCTTCATAGAAAGGTCGAGATTGTATTCTTTTTTGCCCACATTGTCAGAATAACCAATAATCAGGGCTGATGTTTTAGGCGATGCATCAAGCAGTCCGGTAATTTCATTCAACTCGGGGTAATAATCAGGCTGAATATCGGCACTATCAAACTGAAAATATACTTTCTTTACGGGCCGATCAGCCTTCCTTTCCTGCACTTTTTCAGTAATGACATCCGAAGCATGATCGTCATCCCCCTGTATGCCATAATCTGCTGTACTCTGTTCGGCAATCACAGTTGGTTCAGTATATGATGCTTCATTTCCAATATTTTGTAATGACATGACTGTGATGTTGTCGGTGCGCATTTGATCATTGGCGGGATCAACATCCTCGCTTTCTTTCATTGAATTACTGTCCTGTTCTCTCTCTGCCGTAGTGTGAATTTCCTCTTCATCTGACAGCTTTCCGACAATGGGTAATATGTTTTTTCTCGTATCAGGGCCTGCCGATGCAGCTTCGGTGAAAGGATTTTCCTCTATAGTTATAGTTGCTCCCGGCTCTATCTGGCCTCCTTTCCTCAAGTGCAACGCAGCCTTCTTTGTTTCCAATGGAGAGACAGTTTCACCGTATGAAGATGCTGAAATAGACTCCGTATTAAATATATTTGATGTTGTAGCAAACAACACTACCGCAAAGAGTACCAGTAAGATTGTAAAAAAAAGTGCCAGCGTTACGAATCTGTTACGGGGCCTGGCGGATGTGTCAGCTTTATGAGTTGGCTGCTCAGCTTTCTTCTTTTCAGTCAACAGCGCATGTACGTTATCTGACAGTCCTTCCAGGCCAATATCTAAAGCATCTATTTCTGCGCCAAGGGCATTTGGTGTTGGCTGTCTAATTTTTTGTTCAACAGGAGGTTTTCTTGCCTGCCCACGAGTACGATTATCCGTATCTGTGTCATTTTCAGCATTTTCTGTTTTTTCCTTTATGCTAGATACAATTTTTTTTACAACCACCGGCCCTTTATTTTTGTTTTTTTTTTGCGTACCTGTTCCGGATGTACGATTCGCTCCAGGCTTATGCTGTATGTTCGGTGCCGGAGATTCTGTCGCAACAGGGGCCTCGATAGGCTCCAGGCCAATACTTTCATACTTATCCGGTGTATCGAAATCGGCATCTGATACTATGTTCGATGGCGATAAGTTTTCTAGCTGTAGCTCATTTATTACAATTCTTGCATCTTTAACACCAAGCTTGTGCAGCTCCTCTACACTTCCATGCAGAAAAAGCCTGCTGCAAAAAAGGTTGATTCTGCGAGGTATACCACGACTGAATTTGTAGATGATCGGAAAGACTGCATCACTGAGGGCCGGATCACCCTTCCACCCGACCTGATCTAACCGGTGTTTAATATATTGCCTGGTCTCATTTTCTTTTAATGCTTCGAGATTATATGCAGCTACCAGTCGTTGATGAACCTGTTCCATATTTGGCCCATGTACCAAATCTTTCAGTTCCTCCTGGCCAAGAAGAAATATCTGTAATAATGGCCGACTATCGAGTTGCAGATTGGTTAATAATCGCAACTCTTCAAGAGCTGAAACTGATAGATCCTGCGCTTCATCAATAATCAGTAGCGCTCGGCGTCCATCTTTGTATTGATTGATCAGTAGCTTAATTAATTGCTGTATTATCGTTGACTTGTGAGGTAAGTCACCTTCAAGCCCGAAGGAATATGCCACCATACGCAGCAGATCATCTGCATCTAACTGAGTGCTGACAAGCATTGCCACGGAAACCTCCGCAGGTGAAAGACCATCTACCAGGTCGTTTACAAGCGTTGTTTTACCTGTACCCGGTTTACCCGTAATCATTACGAAGCCTTCAGCACGGAGGAAGGCATACTGCATATAGGATTTTGCTTTCGCGTAGCTATGATGATTAAAGCAAAACCGATGATCGGGGCTTAATCTAAATGGTTCAGCTTGCAGGTTATAAAAAAGTTCATACATATTTTGTATAAATATTTACGATGGTGGTTTCATGACATCAGTTCATGAATCGTGAGAAGGCACCAGATTTTAAACTATAGGGCACCCTAAAGTCTCCATACCTGAATATCGTTATTCGCAAATTGCTCCCGATTCAGGGTCGATTTCACATCAACTAGCACTGCATCTTTGTCCACAAGTTTTTCAAAATCAGAAACAGTAAGAGTGGTGTAACTTTCATGTACAACGGCAAGGATTATGGCTTGTGCTTTAGGCAGATCTTCCCATGCCGTTAACCTTACACCATACTCTTCCTCAGCCTCCAAAGGATTTGCAATAGGGTCATGAACTATGACTTCGCAGCAATAGGATTCCAGTTCGTTAATAATATCCTCAACACGTGAGTTGCGAAGGTCCGGGCAATTCTCTTTGAAGGTAAGGCCCAGAATAATAACTTTGCTATCACAAACACTATGTCCGGTCTGTATCAGGCGCTTTACGGTCTGCTCAGCGATGTACTTTCCCATTCCATCATTTGTCTGGCGCCCGGCAAGTATGACCTGTGGGTGATAGCCTTCTGCTTCAGCCTTGTATGTTAAATAATAAGGGTCGACACCAATACAGTGGCCACCGACCAGGCCGGGCCGGAAGGGCAGGAAGTTCCATTTGGTGCCCGCTGCAGCCAGCACATCCAGGGTGTCAATACCAAGCTTATGGAAAATCATCGCTAATTCATTCATCAGTGCGATGTTGAGGTCCCGCTGGGTATTCTCGATAACCTTCGCTGCTTCAGCCACTTTAATACTGGCTGCCCGATGGACACCGGCAGTAACGACATGCTCATACAGCCCGGCAACCTGTTCCAGAGTCTCGTCTGTATCACCAGAGACAACCTTGACGATCGTTTCAAGCCTGTGCACTTTGTCGCCTGGATTGACTCGCTCGGGCGAGTAAGCAATGAAGAAGCCCGGGGAATTCTCAGTGCCGCTTCTATTCGGTCGTCCTGACCATAGCAATCCCGAAACCTCCTCAAGAATCGGTACACAGACGTCCTCGGTACAACCAGGAAAAACAGTCGATTCAAATACAATGATTGTTCCAGGTGAGAGGTTTTCCGCAACAGTTCGACAGGCAGCCTCTAGTGGTTTCAGGTCAGGTTTTTTGGCCTGATCTATTGGGGTTGGAACGGCGACAACAATGATCCGTGCTTCGGACAAACGGCGAGGGTCACTGGTATATTCAAGATGGGTTGCCGCGACGAGATCCTCAGGATCAACTTCACCACTGGGATCAGATCCGGTGCGATAATTTTCAAGTTTTCGATCATCGATATCAAAACCAATTGTCTTAAGCTGCTTGCCAAAGGAAACTGCCAGCGGCAGACCTACGTAGCCTAATCCCACAACGGCTATCGTCTTCATTATTATTATCTCTATGATTTGTTGATGTTAAAGTTTTAGGGTACCTGAAGGTTCCCTTTATCTTATGTTCTGAATTATAGACTAAAAATGTAGACATTTTTGAGAAATCTGCCAGCGATTGATGCGCCTGGTAAATATCATCTGGAAGTAACGGTAGATAGTGCTATCCTACATCTAATAATATTTGATCAAAAGTAGCTAATCGTGAACATCGGATTTATCAGCTATCTATTCGCCGCCTTTGCGTTTTCTGTCCTGACCATCCTGTTGATTTTTTCCTGGCGGGGGCGGCAGCTAGGTGCTGTGGTGACTTTAGCAAGTGTGCTTTCAGTTGTTTGGGCTGTTGTTTCGGCTATTTCGGCTATTTCGTCGTTTCACCCATCCATACCGATTGAGCTCTTGCAGGCTGCAGAACTGGCAAAGATTGTAAGCTGGTGCCTCTTCCTGCTGAAGATTCTTGAACTGAAGAAAAAAGAAAAAAGTACTCACTCCAGAATATCAGGATTGACCATTCTTTTTTTACTGATCCTTGTACTGGCTATATATTTTATTTTCATTGCCCCTATAGCATCTCGATACACGGGTTTACATGGTACGCTGGAGACTGAAGCTACATTAATAAGCTGGCTTGCTTTTTCTGTCATCGGTATGCTTCTGGTGGAGCAGATTTTTCGTAATTCAAGCATTAGTGAGCGCTGGGCGATAAAATATTTGTGCCTGGGAATTGGAGGTATTTTCGCATACGATTTTTTCATGTATTCAGATGCCCTGCTCTTCAAACAGATCAATCTAAATGTATGGAGTGCTCGTGGGCTGATAAACGGGATTGCGGTTCCATTAATAGCCATCTCCATTGCACGTAGCCCAAAATTTGACCTGGACATCCATGTGTCACGTCAGGTGGTGTTTCATTCAGCGACACTGATTGGCGCAGGGATATATTTACTGCTAATGGCCAGCACAGGCTATTTCATCCGTTACTATGGCGGGACATGGGGCGGCGTACTACAGATAGCCTTCTTTGGTGGTGCCGGTATTCTGCTGGTAGTATTACTTTTCTCCAGCAATATCAGGGCGAAAACCCGCGTTTTATTAAGCAAGCATTTTTTCAGTTATAAGTACGATTATCGGGAAGAGTGGTCGAAATTTACCAGGACACTGGCTGAAAAAGAGCAGGATGTTCCTGAGCGAATTATCAGGGCCATCTCTGCATTAGTAAATAGTTCTGGCGGAATGTTATGGGCTAAAAAAGACAACGGCGAGCATTATGAACTACTCAGCGGCTGGAATATGCCAGAACCAGAGACAATGAATATTGCTTCCCTTAACTCACTGGATGCATTTCTTGAGAAAAGCCAATGGGTAATCGATATTGATGAATATTGCCAGGAGCAAAGCATGTATGATGACCTTGATGTTCCTGACTGGCTGATTTCGTTACCTGACGCATGGCTTATTATTCCACTGCTGTTTAAAAATCACGTACTGGGTTTTGTACTGGTCAAGCGGTCCGTTGTGCAAAAATCAATCAACTGGGAAGACAGGGATTTACTGAAAATAGCCGGTCAACAGGCGGCAAGCTACCTTGCACAGTATCAAACCCATCAGTCACTGATACAGGCAAGGCAGTTCGAGGCGTTCAACCGCCTGTCGGCATACGTTGTCCAT
Coding sequences within it:
- a CDS encoding pyridoxamine 5'-phosphate oxidase, yielding MAAYCKGLAKTKTLNESNGKLPGQNEYFMAKQYPAITDKLSAFIADQKIFFVGTAAENGRVNISPKGMDSLRVINENRVVWLNVTGSGNETSAHTQIVNRITIMFCSFSGTPMILRLYGKVREITLADEEWSELYSLFPPMPGSRQIFDVDIDLVQTSCGMGVPFFDYSEDRDLLNNWASSRGEDGIKDYWEESNQLSIDGFQTNILKKNL
- a CDS encoding putative hydrolase produces the protein MHISSRINTIFPWSAILAVLLLAGCSPPQDAEVITEIPWALISRPLVMDTHTHTNFSDGSYSVEEVTQLAIDHGCEALAITDHSDLSEGAATPGYFSSVDAARKKHPGFILFGGIEWNIPPYEGREHVTVLLDPMLEATLLGTFKQQFEQDTATAARGLQWLANKTGIADRAVLIYNHPARKDDDLDENIQDILRWRESNLQFIGFEGAPGHQRKIPTGSYRGRFQTQDRWDPVTAEIGGVWDQLLDRGNNIWAALASSDFHNKDTDYAPCEFARIHVYPEDRTARGILAGLRAGSFWADHGRILDDLLFTLSVPGLSLPVTPGEVIRLRAGQPLQFTVLLQRGTGALESGLIVELIGNGRSGKPELLFTKYLPPDQSRVDWTLAELVAGSDGTSAYFRVRIRKPVNDGADLMAYTNAIRIVTH
- the glmS gene encoding glutamine--fructose-6-phosphate aminotransferase [isomerizing] encodes the protein MCGIVGYIGNKDPANVIIAGLKRLEYRGYDSAGISLYRPQNSTLLTVKTTGKVKELESLLGQKIADDSVQDYSGLAIGHTRWATHGEPIEVNAHPHLSQNGKFSIVHNGIIENYLALKGLLSNKGYVFRSDTDSEVIANLVEDYYSGDFQEAVVKALERLEGTYGIIVMSSLHPDLLIAARNGSPVAVGICDDETIIASDVSALISHTKRVVYLDDGDVLTASKEDFEISSLKNVPVSRDTTHIDWNIEEIEKRGHDHFMLKEIFEQPAALTNTMRGRLNIKEATTKLNGMQMEPSDLAKIDRVIISACGTSLYAGLLGKYYFEDFASIPTDILQAAEFRDRNPIIQRDSCMLAISQSGETADTLAAVREAIRKGATILGICNVVGSTIARETGQGVYLHAGPEIGVASTKSFTCQVTVLAMMSILMGRTRRLSAEAGKRMIHELSRLPELAEAVLQQEKEIISIAEKYAHIENAFFIGRGYMYPAVLEGALKLKEISYIHAEAYHAAELKHGPIALLSKDVPVFVAVPESTGKVKTIANMQECRARKSPVIAIATEGDDDILPHCDEVIFIPQCQEFIAPIPVVIAEQLLAYHIARLRGCEIDQPRNLAKSVTVE
- the yiaD gene encoding putative lipoprotein YiaD precursor, whose amino-acid sequence is MYELFYNLQAEPFRLSPDHRFCFNHHSYAKAKSYMQYAFLRAEGFVMITGKPGTGKTTLVNDLVDGLSPAEVSVAMLVSTQLDADDLLRMVAYSFGLEGDLPHKSTIIQQLIKLLINQYKDGRRALLIIDEAQDLSVSALEELRLLTNLQLDSRPLLQIFLLGQEELKDLVHGPNMEQVHQRLVAAYNLEALKENETRQYIKHRLDQVGWKGDPALSDAVFPIIYKFSRGIPRRINLFCSRLFLHGSVEELHKLGVKDARIVINELQLENLSPSNIVSDADFDTPDKYESIGLEPIEAPVATESPAPNIQHKPGANRTSGTGTQKKNKNKGPVVVKKIVSSIKEKTENAENDTDTDNRTRGQARKPPVEQKIRQPTPNALGAEIDALDIGLEGLSDNVHALLTEKKKAEQPTHKADTSARPRNRFVTLALFFTILLVLFAVVLFATTSNIFNTESISASSYGETVSPLETKKAALHLRKGGQIEPGATITIEENPFTEAASAGPDTRKNILPIVGKLSDEEEIHTTAEREQDSNSMKESEDVDPANDQMRTDNITVMSLQNIGNEASYTEPTVIAEQSTADYGIQGDDDHASDVITEKVQERKADRPVKKVYFQFDSADIQPDYYPELNEITGLLDASPKTSALIIGYSDNVGKKEYNLDLSMKRARTVASYLTSQGISTDRLRTDGKGIHLGEARSKSSTENTLPYLNRVVEIYFIPPVNQ
- the wbpA gene encoding UDP-N-acetyl-D-glucosamine 6-dehydrogenase; the encoded protein is MKTIAVVGLGYVGLPLAVSFGKQLKTIGFDIDDRKLENYRTGSDPSGEVDPEDLVAATHLEYTSDPRRLSEARIIVVAVPTPIDQAKKPDLKPLEAACRTVAENLSPGTIIVFESTVFPGCTEDVCVPILEEVSGLLWSGRPNRSGTENSPGFFIAYSPERVNPGDKVHRLETIVKVVSGDTDETLEQVAGLYEHVVTAGVHRAASIKVAEAAKVIENTQRDLNIALMNELAMIFHKLGIDTLDVLAAAGTKWNFLPFRPGLVGGHCIGVDPYYLTYKAEAEGYHPQVILAGRQTNDGMGKYIAEQTVKRLIQTGHSVCDSKVIILGLTFKENCPDLRNSRVEDIINELESYCCEVIVHDPIANPLEAEEEYGVRLTAWEDLPKAQAIILAVVHESYTTLTVSDFEKLVDKDAVLVDVKSTLNREQFANNDIQVWRL
- the gchK gene encoding globin-coupled histidine kinase, whose translation is MNIGFISYLFAAFAFSVLTILLIFSWRGRQLGAVVTLASVLSVVWAVVSAISAISSFHPSIPIELLQAAELAKIVSWCLFLLKILELKKKEKSTHSRISGLTILFLLILVLAIYFIFIAPIASRYTGLHGTLETEATLISWLAFSVIGMLLVEQIFRNSSISERWAIKYLCLGIGGIFAYDFFMYSDALLFKQINLNVWSARGLINGIAVPLIAISIARSPKFDLDIHVSRQVVFHSATLIGAGIYLLLMASTGYFIRYYGGTWGGVLQIAFFGGAGILLVVLLFSSNIRAKTRVLLSKHFFSYKYDYREEWSKFTRTLAEKEQDVPERIIRAISALVNSSGGMLWAKKDNGEHYELLSGWNMPEPETMNIASLNSLDAFLEKSQWVIDIDEYCQEQSMYDDLDVPDWLISLPDAWLIIPLLFKNHVLGFVLVKRSVVQKSINWEDRDLLKIAGQQAASYLAQYQTHQSLIQARQFEAFNRLSAYVVHDLKNILAQQSLIVTNAKKHRQNPAFIDDVIHTIQNSVVRMTRLMEQMRSGERGVSPSDIELSGLLSRVITQRSGQQPVPILESTDSDPVVHADRQQLTTVFGHIIQNAQEATNDNGRVIVRLATNSNQAIIEIEDTGSGMNTDFIRNNLFKPFNSTKGLTGMGIGLFESREFIRSLGGEIIVKSTPGVGTQFSIKLPCIIPSFDQSEYAAIED